From Endozoicomonas sp. 8E, the proteins below share one genomic window:
- a CDS encoding type II toxin-antitoxin system HicB family antitoxin, translated as MKYPVVLHTDDGESYGVMVPDIEGCFSAGNSIEEALANVKEAIEGHLEINMTLPVLLLRQIDKLVEADPSYRTRSGFLQEIARAKLRSIG; from the coding sequence ATGAAATATCCAGTAGTTCTGCATACAGACGACGGCGAAAGCTATGGCGTAATGGTGCCGGACATCGAAGGATGTTTTTCCGCCGGTAACAGCATCGAAGAAGCCCTGGCAAACGTCAAAGAAGCCATCGAAGGCCATCTTGAGATCAACATGACTTTGCCGGTCCTGTTGTTGCGGCAGATCGACAAGTTGGTGGAAGCTGACCCGTCTTACCGAACCCGCTCTGGTTTCCTTCAGGAAATTGCACGCGCCAAGCTGCGCTCAATAGGTTGA
- a CDS encoding AAA family ATPase, with amino-acid sequence MDGQISWKNKKPIPDCSVPDKRAKLNAPSNIAEACSNVIPKLNRSSAPGMSPHQTRSVSSADSSLQKSTHVFDFRFVASDNEVRELLVALTGDKHQDVTLISHPDDLSQANLVSRLSISDDGRRTLDSGKLFESLQPLTLVMDIRKLSSEDLPKFNDLLDPDTPCLYDKVSQKKRPLGKHVSLLVVADPEQLASVGQRDDAPGADFWRRINRPENSWQCQDQTGNDPSMDIDEMPPLLDELPPAESAMDDDTTLLIDCHLHNDWRQLLLGGPGVDQQGRIQHLPGRLESLRAGQRVILKGANWQALAFEQTIRQMLVQQCFESNGKVCQLPDEVQFYRMPVGKDELHSLFQSLSQEHAPDNPVIINQSNITEWLNPFAIAPEGYAVPNTCLLEQVRAGGTVTVTSPLTEALWFRLLGSLQTIRETTGLEPRVQLAHSRQQPKALGLAETDELPLYNVRDHLAFNTVTYQQHAQASHWIGHHSKASLVIQVNEQTGFSQLFDNIHITSEQKALFGRRQSELQEALTAGRPVVFRGLESNPTLQQLLEPLVVGQPLLLNGQLEAYPHAHVTILWPESVISPSSVFRSMVAAGSPCPEVDLWGLNGDKHGIPRAELPEQALNELYEAFKTVPDHLCSPLPELTEGLLNNLMLAARRAQQVDHSPQLLPRHWRKAINSLISHGTRQTPSVRDFMKVACWQLFPDKTPDAHKKPDEDQPASVDPDQLNEIINSAPGLDREFVQQNLWSLARAFDPAVFNEKLQLSYENPFPWRDEKEALDRLCALIVDHIPEKNRQAMACQLAVDPQAEEHYQTLALRPSRQIKRLQDALASGWQLSLPSGRTRSDVIKSLATDCFQMTRIANSETEGIERIKHRLSGSLAWQGSTDEPWSALARDLYHGEMSQKDRESRRLSRLHDRLKDAPVIFLQGETGTGKSYFSAKMAKASGSAAVLSLGPSDSEQTLMKCWQWQNHADGDRSMAEQNRALMEWARTSHPKDGGYIEGKYITLVLDEANLAKAGLLASLNGLWEPEPCIYVNGHPVPVSTEHRVILTGNPIHYGGRQLDSALKEKLPRAYYPRLDQAFLRDRVVEPALLNHLQRHLPESQQINDIARIATEGVMVLWQYYQELLPEHEFTPRDLTDICSWVGWYLDRSLSPGDRVNCKQVQGLIQQSFRDVLGSEITETHRDALSALEIWFAARYQPENTLSDRVRNKTLSDIQQTFSTVTQKIRPEFDTSGSAVSELVQQLGQDLSRCQQAYHLDRKHGGRQATLIEGPAGRGKDATLNLVIESVREEARRRGESMPEVFYLNACDCSWDRVCEAIQKAKVEGGIVVISEMNLIDSQHLEGELNDILAGDAHPGFHLFATINPPEYSGRKPLSPALKGRFRHLPIRQYNQTELQTIVGKVLPESLEGTFAAKKLTEKHCLLRAHLQRKKLPLQPTSRDLQNVARAVIRARDFTDNGLNQCFQRHYRLYLMAAGLSLEELPGSSAIAMSNEALDTRLCEWVSGIDRPWLIRHSDCNSMDEKRHEIRIKTDLNREEARTEIIRMLARTRWQASGLSVKPDESDDILTQTLYRHWQRRWFDREYGQLGVDADSVFPLTDAQKQTLKTSTNQPYLEAADQQIRTWKASEVQFWPGFWHQISDLLNHCAHDYTRQDRVIDSDKAPEECTSEVRRKQANALDRGTDYQRQKKRVFDNYKIFDTNYPFTMYRLRAKDINVSAKGEVELTDMGDQHLQGIEILIPEQLPGRNQELTLAKNQTLANYKASSGNGQYALPSLTPEDCIVALRIEPVLPYTLLRDRYTGLHTLSVPEAKAGQIIQFTYVVEPREPSKKTLAKKFQPAQSIRFDARCSKGIEAVLNKLFAEVKQQLPEIKVPLQAIMNAKNTTQRISAIRDYCLKFSGAAEPARHDVNFFHFLVTRRQGSCRHRTPVFIAFCRYFGIPCREIINRVHAFAEYSVDRGQTWKSVDLGGAPAELRKIPSDFQRTNKVSRESKKARDLLLGLLMGADSAQQQTLAKTYGMSLEELNKVIETGGTLPGKNLGICKTVLKLWKGKDLTGFSMGVSMIESLETEALGSFEQQLVGKFISCDWSFWPMSAVVINILSDGDEVRVIEQLQSLHSKMIVEAKARPLEWLGSMVNILEHSDLANPSIIRFALKVLELGWLNPLPRYSDEIIMPLQHHELLMRLKGIEELKVEAANCLKKWYQTVLKRGKKSQSWRSIYEYFLARKGNDMLVSHCHEGASPTLNDKITNPSLDTAWTDDPEGVPNIERMLVNQPAFVQLHSVRARHRPLIILGHPFWSSTLIDKKARDLLQLKAKKNPDLKLLLEKVKQDDVVSNRGYMIGIYNRYRPIPESGDVLHKDAEFASDLENKCKQAILQAFCHYLYELTHSKGGRLTYCWGDAPVRFESNRDYYGAHDPSSPEELYAMFSEIDRSEWFEKSVDDTYLRQTLGDNNALVLRSAELIKITEEFLNSVNLNSLCESLNTC; translated from the coding sequence GTGGATGGTCAGATTAGCTGGAAAAATAAAAAACCCATACCTGATTGCAGCGTGCCAGACAAGAGAGCAAAACTGAATGCACCGTCAAACATTGCAGAAGCCTGCTCAAATGTAATCCCCAAACTCAATAGATCATCAGCTCCGGGGATGTCACCTCACCAGACGAGAAGCGTATCCTCAGCGGATTCCTCGCTCCAAAAGTCCACTCATGTCTTCGATTTTCGTTTCGTCGCCAGTGATAATGAAGTTCGAGAGCTTTTAGTTGCCCTGACCGGCGATAAACATCAGGATGTTACCCTTATTTCCCACCCCGATGACCTCTCACAGGCTAACCTGGTGAGCCGGTTGAGCATTTCCGACGATGGCCGCCGCACTCTGGATTCTGGCAAGCTGTTCGAAAGTCTGCAGCCATTGACTCTGGTGATGGATATCCGAAAACTCAGCAGCGAGGATTTGCCAAAATTTAACGATCTGCTGGACCCGGATACCCCCTGTCTGTACGACAAAGTCAGTCAGAAAAAACGCCCTCTGGGCAAGCATGTTTCTCTATTGGTCGTGGCAGACCCTGAACAGTTGGCATCGGTTGGCCAGCGTGACGATGCACCCGGTGCTGATTTCTGGCGGCGAATTAATCGACCGGAAAATAGCTGGCAGTGCCAGGATCAGACTGGTAATGACCCATCGATGGACATCGACGAGATGCCTCCGTTATTGGATGAACTCCCCCCTGCCGAAAGCGCCATGGACGACGACACTACACTTCTTATTGACTGCCACTTGCATAACGACTGGCGACAGTTGTTGCTGGGTGGCCCCGGAGTGGATCAGCAGGGACGAATCCAGCATCTCCCCGGCAGGCTTGAGTCATTGAGGGCCGGACAAAGGGTGATTCTGAAAGGGGCCAACTGGCAGGCTCTGGCCTTCGAGCAGACGATTCGACAGATGCTCGTGCAACAATGCTTTGAGAGCAACGGGAAGGTCTGTCAGTTACCGGACGAGGTTCAGTTTTATCGGATGCCGGTGGGGAAGGACGAGCTGCATTCACTGTTTCAGAGCCTGTCTCAGGAGCACGCACCAGACAACCCGGTCATCATAAACCAGAGTAATATCACAGAATGGCTGAACCCGTTTGCCATTGCTCCGGAAGGCTACGCAGTCCCTAATACCTGTCTGCTGGAACAGGTTCGAGCAGGTGGTACGGTTACTGTCACGTCTCCCCTCACTGAGGCGCTCTGGTTTCGTTTGCTGGGTTCATTGCAGACTATTCGCGAGACAACGGGCCTGGAGCCGCGAGTTCAGCTGGCGCATTCAAGACAGCAACCGAAAGCCCTGGGGCTGGCAGAAACCGATGAGCTCCCTCTGTACAATGTCAGAGATCACCTTGCCTTTAATACCGTTACTTATCAGCAACATGCCCAGGCCAGTCATTGGATCGGTCATCATTCGAAAGCATCTCTGGTTATTCAGGTCAATGAACAGACCGGCTTCAGCCAACTGTTTGATAATATCCATATCACCTCGGAACAAAAGGCCCTTTTTGGACGACGTCAGAGTGAGTTACAGGAGGCATTGACCGCTGGCAGGCCAGTGGTATTCCGGGGGCTGGAAAGTAATCCAACCCTTCAGCAGCTTCTGGAACCCCTGGTGGTTGGCCAACCTTTATTGTTGAATGGCCAATTAGAAGCCTACCCACACGCTCATGTCACAATACTCTGGCCTGAGTCTGTGATAAGCCCCTCTTCAGTATTTCGTTCGATGGTGGCCGCAGGTAGCCCGTGCCCGGAGGTCGATCTCTGGGGTCTCAATGGAGACAAGCATGGTATCCCACGGGCTGAACTGCCAGAACAGGCACTTAACGAACTTTACGAAGCCTTTAAAACTGTACCTGACCACCTTTGTAGCCCTCTGCCTGAACTGACCGAAGGGTTGTTGAATAACCTGATGCTGGCTGCCCGGCGAGCACAGCAGGTTGACCATTCTCCACAGCTTCTGCCCCGCCACTGGCGCAAGGCCATTAATAGCCTCATCAGCCATGGCACCCGGCAGACCCCGTCAGTGCGTGATTTTATGAAAGTGGCTTGTTGGCAGTTGTTCCCGGATAAGACGCCAGATGCTCATAAAAAGCCGGATGAGGATCAACCTGCCTCGGTAGATCCGGATCAGTTAAATGAGATCATCAATAGTGCCCCGGGCTTAGACAGAGAGTTTGTGCAGCAGAACCTGTGGTCACTGGCCAGAGCCTTTGACCCGGCTGTATTTAATGAAAAGTTACAACTGTCCTATGAAAATCCATTTCCATGGCGGGATGAAAAAGAAGCTCTCGACAGGCTCTGTGCCCTGATCGTGGACCATATCCCTGAAAAAAATCGACAGGCAATGGCCTGTCAGTTGGCAGTCGATCCGCAGGCAGAAGAACACTATCAAACCTTAGCCTTAAGGCCATCAAGACAGATCAAACGTCTACAGGATGCACTGGCCTCTGGCTGGCAGTTATCTCTACCCTCAGGGCGGACCCGATCCGATGTCATTAAATCTCTGGCGACTGATTGTTTTCAGATGACCAGAATCGCGAACTCCGAAACAGAAGGCATTGAACGTATAAAACATCGACTGTCTGGATCACTGGCATGGCAAGGCTCGACTGATGAGCCCTGGTCAGCCCTGGCCCGGGATCTTTATCACGGTGAGATGAGTCAGAAGGATCGTGAAAGCCGTCGTTTATCCCGACTCCATGACCGGCTTAAAGACGCTCCTGTTATATTCCTGCAGGGGGAAACCGGCACCGGGAAAAGTTACTTTTCAGCGAAAATGGCAAAAGCTTCAGGATCGGCTGCAGTGCTGTCCCTTGGACCTTCTGACAGCGAACAGACTCTTATGAAATGCTGGCAGTGGCAGAATCACGCTGATGGCGACCGCTCTATGGCAGAGCAAAACCGGGCGCTGATGGAATGGGCCAGGACCTCACACCCCAAAGACGGAGGCTATATTGAAGGAAAATATATCACCCTGGTTCTGGATGAAGCCAACCTGGCCAAAGCCGGATTGCTGGCGTCCCTGAACGGCTTATGGGAACCGGAACCCTGCATTTATGTGAATGGTCATCCTGTCCCGGTCAGCACAGAACACCGGGTGATTCTCACCGGTAACCCCATTCATTACGGCGGACGCCAGTTGGATTCTGCCCTGAAAGAGAAACTGCCCAGGGCTTACTATCCTCGTCTGGACCAGGCTTTTCTCCGGGACAGAGTGGTGGAGCCGGCTCTGCTCAATCATTTACAACGGCATCTGCCGGAGTCTCAGCAAATAAACGACATAGCACGCATTGCCACCGAGGGCGTAATGGTACTGTGGCAGTATTATCAGGAACTGTTGCCAGAACATGAGTTTACCCCCAGGGATCTGACGGATATCTGCAGCTGGGTGGGTTGGTATCTTGATCGTTCGTTATCCCCTGGTGACAGGGTTAACTGCAAGCAAGTGCAAGGGTTAATCCAACAAAGTTTTCGGGATGTGCTGGGGTCCGAAATCACCGAAACTCATCGGGATGCCCTGTCAGCACTGGAAATCTGGTTTGCTGCCCGTTACCAACCGGAGAACACCCTGAGCGACAGAGTTCGCAACAAGACCCTGTCAGATATTCAGCAGACTTTCAGTACAGTCACCCAAAAAATCCGACCCGAGTTTGACACCTCCGGATCAGCAGTCAGTGAACTGGTGCAACAACTTGGACAGGATTTAAGCCGCTGTCAGCAGGCTTATCACCTCGACAGGAAACACGGCGGACGACAGGCGACGCTGATCGAAGGTCCAGCCGGACGGGGTAAGGATGCCACGCTAAACCTGGTGATTGAAAGTGTCAGAGAGGAGGCTAGACGACGGGGAGAATCCATGCCGGAAGTCTTTTACCTGAACGCCTGTGATTGTTCCTGGGACAGAGTGTGTGAAGCGATCCAGAAGGCAAAAGTGGAAGGCGGTATCGTGGTGATTTCGGAAATGAATCTGATCGACAGCCAGCATCTGGAAGGTGAATTGAACGATATTCTGGCCGGTGACGCCCATCCGGGTTTCCACCTCTTTGCCACCATCAACCCCCCTGAGTACAGCGGGCGAAAACCCTTATCACCGGCGCTGAAAGGGCGTTTTAGACATTTGCCGATCCGGCAGTATAACCAGACCGAATTGCAGACCATTGTCGGAAAAGTGTTGCCAGAGTCCTTAGAAGGGACATTCGCCGCTAAAAAACTAACAGAAAAACATTGTCTTTTAAGGGCTCACCTGCAACGCAAAAAACTGCCGTTACAGCCAACCAGTCGTGATTTACAGAACGTCGCCAGGGCTGTTATCAGAGCAAGGGATTTTACCGACAACGGACTGAATCAATGCTTCCAACGGCACTACCGGCTTTACCTGATGGCAGCCGGGCTGTCGCTGGAGGAACTGCCCGGGTCATCGGCTATTGCCATGAGTAACGAAGCACTTGATACCAGACTTTGCGAATGGGTATCAGGCATTGATCGCCCCTGGTTGATACGACACAGTGATTGCAACAGTATGGATGAAAAACGCCATGAAATTCGTATTAAAACTGATCTGAATAGAGAGGAAGCCAGAACGGAAATCATCAGGATGCTGGCACGTACCCGCTGGCAGGCATCGGGTCTTTCAGTGAAACCGGATGAGTCCGACGATATTCTCACCCAGACACTTTACCGACACTGGCAGCGACGCTGGTTTGATCGTGAGTATGGCCAGTTGGGCGTGGACGCTGATAGCGTATTTCCCCTGACGGATGCACAGAAACAAACACTGAAAACGTCAACCAACCAGCCTTATCTCGAGGCGGCTGACCAGCAGATAAGGACGTGGAAAGCCAGTGAAGTTCAATTTTGGCCTGGGTTCTGGCATCAGATCAGTGATCTGCTGAACCATTGTGCGCACGATTATACTCGCCAGGATAGAGTGATCGACAGTGACAAGGCTCCTGAGGAATGCACTTCAGAAGTTCGCAGGAAACAGGCCAATGCCCTGGACCGGGGCACGGACTATCAGCGCCAGAAGAAGAGAGTATTCGACAATTATAAAATTTTTGACACGAACTACCCTTTCACTATGTATCGCTTGCGCGCGAAGGATATTAATGTATCTGCCAAGGGTGAGGTCGAGCTGACCGATATGGGTGATCAACACCTGCAGGGGATCGAAATCCTTATACCCGAACAGTTACCGGGGCGTAACCAGGAGCTGACGTTAGCCAAAAACCAGACACTGGCAAACTACAAAGCGTCATCAGGCAATGGCCAATATGCATTGCCCAGTCTGACGCCTGAAGACTGTATCGTGGCCCTGCGTATAGAACCCGTTTTGCCATATACCCTGCTCAGGGATCGATATACCGGGCTGCACACACTGTCTGTTCCCGAAGCCAAAGCCGGTCAGATTATTCAATTTACTTATGTCGTGGAACCCAGAGAGCCGAGCAAAAAAACACTGGCTAAAAAATTCCAGCCAGCACAATCAATACGTTTTGACGCCCGCTGCTCCAAAGGTATAGAAGCAGTATTGAACAAACTGTTTGCTGAGGTTAAACAACAACTGCCTGAAATAAAGGTGCCTTTGCAGGCAATAATGAACGCAAAAAACACGACGCAACGCATCAGTGCGATCAGGGACTATTGCCTGAAGTTTTCCGGAGCTGCTGAACCAGCAAGGCACGATGTCAATTTCTTTCACTTCCTCGTAACACGGCGACAAGGCAGTTGTCGTCATCGGACGCCTGTTTTTATTGCTTTTTGTCGTTATTTTGGGATTCCATGTCGGGAAATAATCAACCGTGTCCACGCCTTTGCAGAGTATTCTGTCGATAGAGGCCAAACCTGGAAGTCAGTGGATTTGGGCGGGGCGCCTGCTGAGCTAAGAAAAATCCCATCTGACTTCCAGCGCACCAATAAAGTCAGCAGAGAGTCAAAGAAGGCGAGGGATCTCCTGCTGGGCCTTCTGATGGGTGCTGATTCAGCACAACAACAGACTCTCGCTAAAACCTACGGTATGAGCCTTGAGGAACTGAACAAGGTCATTGAGACAGGCGGTACATTACCAGGAAAAAACCTGGGTATCTGTAAAACGGTATTGAAGCTTTGGAAAGGAAAAGATTTAACCGGTTTCTCCATGGGTGTCTCAATGATAGAGTCCCTGGAGACAGAGGCATTGGGCTCTTTCGAGCAGCAACTGGTCGGTAAGTTTATTTCTTGCGACTGGAGTTTCTGGCCGATGTCGGCGGTTGTCATAAACATATTATCTGACGGTGATGAAGTCCGGGTCATCGAACAACTCCAATCATTGCACTCAAAAATGATTGTTGAGGCTAAAGCACGCCCCCTCGAGTGGCTGGGTTCGATGGTGAATATACTTGAGCACAGTGACCTGGCCAACCCCTCGATTATTCGCTTTGCCCTTAAAGTTCTGGAATTGGGTTGGCTGAACCCACTGCCAAGGTATAGCGACGAGATTATTATGCCCCTTCAACATCATGAGCTGTTGATGCGTCTGAAAGGCATCGAAGAACTGAAGGTTGAAGCTGCGAATTGCCTGAAAAAGTGGTACCAGACAGTACTGAAAAGGGGGAAAAAAAGCCAGAGCTGGCGGTCGATTTATGAATACTTTCTGGCGAGAAAAGGCAATGACATGCTCGTCAGTCATTGTCACGAAGGGGCTTCGCCAACCCTTAATGATAAAATTACCAACCCATCTTTAGATACCGCCTGGACGGATGACCCTGAGGGTGTTCCGAATATAGAACGAATGCTGGTGAACCAGCCCGCATTTGTGCAGTTGCACTCGGTCAGGGCCAGACACCGTCCGCTGATTATCCTGGGCCACCCTTTCTGGAGCAGCACATTAATTGATAAAAAAGCCCGGGACCTGTTGCAACTGAAAGCTAAGAAAAACCCCGATTTAAAGCTGTTATTGGAAAAAGTCAAACAAGATGATGTGGTCTCAAACCGAGGCTACATGATTGGTATTTACAACCGCTACAGACCCATTCCTGAGTCTGGTGACGTGTTACACAAGGACGCAGAGTTTGCCAGTGATTTAGAAAACAAATGCAAACAGGCGATTCTTCAGGCCTTTTGTCACTACCTGTATGAATTGACACACTCGAAGGGTGGTCGTTTAACCTATTGTTGGGGCGATGCTCCTGTCCGGTTTGAAAGCAATCGGGACTACTATGGCGCTCATGACCCATCTTCCCCGGAAGAGCTGTATGCCATGTTCTCTGAAATTGATCGATCCGAATGGTTTGAGAAATCGGTTGATGACACCTACCTGCGACAGACACTGGGCGACAATAACGCCCTGGTGCTCAGATCTGCGGAGCTGATAAAAATTACCGAAGAGTTTTTGAACAGTGTGAATTTGAATTCGCTTTGTGAGTCACTGAATACTTGTTAA